atgaccagtatctaggagatgctttgcaaagtgcgacctttgtggacggtcatttcgaacagcggatatgtgttccttgtaacgtgtatcaaaattccgaccggtttgaccaatatatgttgcattacattcagaacattgcaatttatatactcccgatttatgttgcttttctagtttatctttaccattgcaaatatttttaagagagttatttgttctgaaagccacatttatatcatgctttctaagtgtttttgcaatacgttccgacactggaccaaagtatgttagactagctttaaattttttaggtttttctaatggaattccataaagttcttttctaatcaacaccaattgtttcttattgattattctattcacaatgttcgggttgtatccattcgaaattgccatgcgatatattatatttaattccttgttatactgatccctagttagaggaatggacatcagtctatgaacataactatggaaagctgctaatttatgttgccatggatgacaagatgaagctggtatggttatatctgtataagttggcttacgataaatcccaaagtgatgtctattattaactctagtgattgttacatcaaggaaatttaaagaattattctgttctatttctaatttaaatttaatttttgggtgcaaattgtttaatttatctacaaagacatccaattgtctgtccgttccagtccagcatataattatatcgtctacatatcgatagtaatataaaatgtgattattttaaacaatatttttattttcaaagtcatccataaatatgtcagccattaagggactcaaaggtgatcccatagctagcccttcattttgctgatagtaatcattattaaatctaaaataattttgttccatacatatatgtgttaactcaatcaactctgccatttcagtaggatgcgttttatttatttctaacaatttatttaaaatgtccagtgtttcgtttactggaacattagtaaataagctatcgacatctaatgatattaatttacaacagttaggtaaatctatatccttgattttggtgactagttcaacagtgtttttcagtgcaaatactggccgaaaagaggtttttagtttaattatattatttaattgctttgctagttcatatgctggcgctccaatataggagacaactggacgcattgggatgttatccttgtgaattttaggtaagccatacaaaagtggggcatgagtgttcattacaatagccttttgtttagatgtacatttggggaatataaattctgatttatttatagctagtctaactactgcagcaaactttttagttggatctgttgataattgatggaattcgtctccaagaagtatatcttttactttatccacatactcgtcccgtttcattattataactgtattacctttatcagctttagaaattacaatattatctcgtgcaatagtgctctgtaacgatttcaatattttcatgtcctgattaggtattgtgagagtgtgagtgttattgatatcgtgcgctataatatttttaacaatgtcccctttcttatgaagtgttatagctaattctgtatctactgctagtgtttcaagcgattttttagagtttacggttgggatattgaattttaaacctttCTCTAAAAGTGTCATCTCATGCTTTGAAAAAACCGTATCAGTAAGATTTTTAACACGAGGATAGAAATCGTGATCAGTGTTGTCAGTTACTGCATTGTCATCTATTACTAGTTGGGATCTAGAGGAACTAGTTTGtaagaattgtaatttcttttgctgagtaatgtattttttgtggcattctattgaggcaaaatcccttgctttgctatctaacagatcaaattctacgttatgtaatttgtatgtgagttcagagtacaatatttttaaatgtagcttcaaattatctctaattgtgaaccaactacgtgattcttcattaagccaaattttttgagcttttttaatagcaatatcggctgatcggctatgcatattagttgaaatattaatatattttggtactaaacaattaaatttagtaccaaaatatattaatatttatattaatatattttggtactaaactatttatatatattatttagctataacacttcataagaaaggggacattgttaaaaatattatagcgcacgatatcaataacactcacactctcacaatacctaatcaggacatgaaaatattgaaatcgttacagagcactattgcacgagataatattgtaatttctaaagctgataaaggtaatacagttataataatgaaacgggacgagtatgtggataaagtaaaagatatacttcttggagacgaattccatcaattatcaacagatccaactaaaaagtttgctgcagtagttagactagctataaataaatcagaatttatattccccaaatgtacatctaaacaaaaggctattgtaatgaacactcatgccccacttttgtatggcttacctaaaattcacaaggataacatcccaatgcgtccagttgtctcctatattggagcgccagcatatgaactagcaaagcaattaaataatataattaaactaaaaacctcttttcggccagtatttgcactgaaaaacactgttgaactagtcaccaaaatcaaggatatagatttacctaactgttgtaaattaatatcattagatgtcgatagcttatttactaatgttccagtaaacgaaacactggacattttaaataaattgttagaaataaataaaacgcatcctactgaaatggcagagttgattgagttaacacatatatgtatggaacaaaattattttagatttaataatgattactatcagcaaaatgaagggctagctatgggatcacctttgagtcccttaatggctgacatatttatggatgactttgaaaataaaaatattgttaaaaataatcacattttatattactatcgatatgtagacgatataattatatgctggactggaacggacagacaattggatgtctttgtagataaattaaacaatttgcacccaaaaattaaatttaaattagaaatagaacagaataattctttaaatttccttgatgtaacaatcactagagttaataatagacatcactttgggatttatcgtaagccaacttatacagatataaccataccagcttcatcttgtcatccatggcaacataaattagcagctttccatagttatgttcatagactgatgtccattcctctaactagggatcagtataacaaggaattaaatataatatatcgcatggcaatttcgaatggatacaacccgaacattgtgaatagaataatcaataagaaacaattggtgttgattagaaaagaactttatggaattccattagaaaaacctaaaaaatttaaagctagtctaacatactttggtccagtgtcggaacgtattgcaaaaacacttagaaagcatgatataaatgtggctttcagaacaaataactctcttaaaaatatttgcaatggtaaagataaactagaaaagcaacataaatcgggagtatataaattgcaatgttctgaatgtaatgcaacatatattggtcaaaccggtcggaattttgatacacgttacaaggaacacatatccgctgttcgaaatgaccgtccacaaaggtcgcactttgcaaagcatctcctagatactggtcataagctggcagataatcatatgtatgacattttacacacttgcaataaaggcctacgactatgcgttttggaacaattagaaataataaaacataataagtcaggaattaccttattaaatgaacaaatagagttatcgaagtcaccactaataaaaatgtttgaatgcgatgcgagataaatcgcttatattatgagtatcttggcaacgcccacctcttgccccacctactatttggtctataaaagacgaagcaaaggtcgaaaacgacactttgcaattgcacgttgtagagtcaacatctcctgaggatgctccggtttcggggtgaaacgtacgtagagagtattttgtcggacctgggtgacgttgtcgcatgggttcgccgaattttcgcggatgatagcaaaataaataaatcattatataatgcaAAAGAAGAGTCAGGATCTCTTTTGTAGCGGAGTGTttctgttaatttattttattggaaataataaatcataGACAATATACTTTGAGCTATACATTCACTGTCAAAAAAGTTACAAAGAAATTGATTTGTCAATGTAAATATAAGGCTAAAGTCATACCTAGTAACCAACCGCAGTTTGGCGTTaacacaactttttttttttttaatgaaacctACCCTCGTCCTAAAATAAAAGTATGACTCATAGGCCTGTTGGAATGAACGAGAGAATGATATTTCCGGTTCGACCGaaattggtcgatttgacgacCTATGTCGTGCCGTATGTTAGTCCTACTGAAGGCATGGTATTTCTTTATTTCCGCTGCCACTCAAGTGTGGTTAAAGTTAAACTGAGTGCTGACCGTCACCGTCAGTCAGCGTTAACAGCCGTTATGTATAAAGTTCTAAGACGCGTTATAAAATAACCATCAGCGCTGATCACCCGATCACCCGAACGCCTCTGCCTTCCGCGAGCGTTCTAGTATCGAGGTGAAAGGACGTCATCGAGGTGAATGGACGTCATCAGTGTAAATACCTACATTCCGCGTTTTTGTGCGTCTTTACTTCACGACGATCAGCTCGATACTAAACCGTTTCACTCTAACTCAGTGCTGACACTAGATGAGCGCTGAGTCAGTGCCGCTGGTGAGAAAATGCCTCCTGAATGCCGTCACTGATCGTATTGTCGTTCGTCAGCGATCGCGATATCGAACGTGAAGGACGTGCGCGACGTGCTGCGCTACTACGGGCAGTTCGACGACCCCATTGCCGCCTTCCGAGACAACCAGCGCCGCCTCATGGAGCAGATGGCTGAGCGCGAGCGCGACAACAAGACGGACGTGCCGATCGCGCGATCCTGGCTGCGCCCCTTCACGCGCCGCTAGGGTGAGTAGTGGAGCAAATGGCCAAGCGCGAGCGGGAGTCATGGAAGGTAGAATATCTTAGTTGAAATGGTGAAATCTTTCGTTCGTTGAAATGGTGAAATCGTTTTGAGCATTCCCGAGTAGCTTGAATTTTTGGTATTCAGCAGACCTAAAGAACATTCAAAACTTAACGAGTTAAAAACCTCTTTATGTAGACGTTCCTGTATTAAATTTCTTTACAGATATCTGCAGTGGAGCGAGAGTGAGAGCCCGAATGTATTGCAAGCTAGCTTTTGTACATACTTGTATAACTTCAGCTATGgaatatataaatgtgattCAAATTCCCCCGGCATTTATCTGCGCATTAACTATAGAGGAACAAGTAGtcaatcccacttctgaatttttgtattgttgtattttttatagccTGATTAGAAAAaaagctccgacgcacgaatggagtttactctttcagatcgtctgtctaaataggtgtatgttgccccgcagcatacactgtgtacgtctcaatacttacgcctgaaaagtgaaaggagcgcagaataggttgcgcacaaaaaacataacgctgtcattcgtttatggaattttactgcccatattttttttcataccgggggctaaatatgaaaaatcgattcctaAGGAGTGACCTTAAAAAAACTAGACAAAGTACTTTATAACAGTACtagaaaaaattaatttcttttttccgCAACATGGCTTTTTGTCTATTCAGGCTATAACTACTAACAATGTCCtacatttgtattgtaatttgaaCATTTACTATGtcattgtatttatattatgtgcAATTAATTGTATAATTAGCAGTAAGAATGTGTGCGTTCTGTAATAGAGTGACGATAGAAGACATTTAATTTGAACGgtcaaaacaatttttaaagaaaaagcaAATGATTAATTTAGGagaataaaatacaaatcaatAAGTTCACTCACTCATCTTAAGTATTACATGTGAATtgattagattattattatttagatgtTTGCCAAAGTTATGTTTTCACTTCTATTTAATTAGCGGCTTAAGTGTATGTAAGCTACACTTGTGTACTTATGTTTAAAACGAAAGTGATTGCGTGAATGTGTGCGTGGGTGTAAGAGCTTGAAGTTGTCTCAGTCATTCTAGATAGGTATTATAgactgttaataaaatatttatgttgttttattaCTGTGTGAATTAACTTACACATTTTTAAGAGCAAAATTTCTTGATACCTTTTAGAATTGTTTAAtaccttttatttaattagtcgaACTTTCAAATCCGCTATCGCCATGCTAGATTTGTCATAGCGTCATAAAGACGTAGAATTAAATTTATtccttatttaaaaattttcctcATTAAACAGATTGATGGGGATATCCCcaaaatatctatattatgatgaaatatatgcctataaaaatgcattttatagtaatagacaggctcgcgcttgactacaaaCATGTTAAGAGTATGGAAAGCAAAGGTTCAGTAGTAAATTGGAGCGCTGTTACAAAAACTTTATTCTTGTAGTTGATAAGtggttaaagaaaaaatagtatTGACACCATGCTTTGCCAGTGCCAATGCACTATGGATCAAGACTTCAGAGTTAGTATCTGAAAGTACGGGAAAGACTCGCTCGACCGCGTTGAGTTTTTTACGTCCCTATCTGTCTGTCCTAAACTGTCTGGTTTGTCCAAATGGTATTTTATTGGTATCATTCGATAGCTCTTAAGGTGCCCTATACATAGCCTATACATTTTGACTTGGCATTTTGACGAATTTAGGCCGACCTTGGACTTTTATgatgtaattttattacttctaCGCAATTTCTACTCACTGTAtctattttatactattgaCGCTGTTTTGTATAAACAATAGATAGATTCTCTAAAACAAGCTAACGATTCAAACCTAAACGAAAGTTATAGTTTCTGTGAGTCGAAAGTTCCGATAGAATGACCTAAAGTTATTTGCGATTCCCACTCCACTGCATATGACTTATCATAGTTTTAACATAGCGTATAAAATTCTTTGATTCTTTAGCTATCCATTGGTGTAATTACATTCTGGATAGATGTAATACGAGTAGTTACGTATCTACGAGTACAATTGCAAACTGTATCCCCCGATTGTCGTAGGCTTAGAccattattaatggtctaaggtccattcgtttttttttcgaatGACATCCCACTATAAAAGCAACTTTAAAGGACGTATTTTCGTCAAAAAAACCCTTCCCTTGCCATTGATACTCGTAGGGAAAGgaggataaataaaaaataatatttgtctcGATATAATTTATATCTCAGTGTTTTCGACATTGGAATGAGATTCATCAtctgaataatataaattattattattacacgaCTCATTGACTCTAGTCTCATTCACGTCCGCTGTCCACGCTTCTTTTAGTCCGATGTCTATTTCTTCCTCCTCGAAAGCCTTTACAATTTCATTCTCGTTAAATATGCTCTTCTGATTTTGGAAATCATCATTGATCCTGTAATCTTTGGGCATTTTTCTCAATTTCCTCAAAACGCCCGCTATATTTTCTATCGAAGACACTTCGAGATCATTGTCATGCGTTTGGTATGTTTCACTCCATTTGTGCAAACTTTCCCCGCTATCGTCTTCCATGAACGTCTCCAAATGTTCAGGGAACAGAGTGTGACACGAGATGTCTCCGAATGCATTCTGCAGGAGAATGTCGTATTTTTCCCCTTGATCGAGAATCAGATTTCCAGTTATAGATGTACAGATTCTAGAGTCAATTGGGTTGTAAGGATTGAGGCAGAGCATATTTTCCCTCGCTCCGTACAAAGTGTTCCTTATATTGGGGGGACGGTACGGCAAGGTCACACCACCATTGTTGGTGTCTCTGATCAGTCTGTCATTGTAATTTGGCACCACACACATATCTTCGCACCATTGGCTGCTAAGACAAATTAAATCCTTGCAGAATTCAGATTTACAATACTGTAGATAGGTCGGTACACATTCCATACCGTGGGTCCAGCGTTGCACCACTTTTGAATTGTTTCTTGGACCGTAACGTAAATCCATCAAGAAAAGATGATGGTCTGTACCAAAGTACAGTGAACTGGTCCCTTCGAAATGTTTCGCTACACTTATGTCATTACAACTGTAATCGTCTGTAATTTTTCTCAGATTTTTCCACACTTGAACCACATTGTTCGACCATTTGTCATAGATTGATATGGAATCCCTCGCAGCGTGGacgtaaaacaatttttcagaaCTTACTACTGAATTCCAGTTGTCAGTCAAAGTTGTCAATTTAGCTTTTAATTGAACACTCCTCGCCTTCATTCTGTCTAAATTAATTATGCTTAATTTATGATCTAAACTTGtgatatacaatatatttttgtgataGTTATCAAATGCTACACTAGTATATGGTAACTCAGATTTGATAcatttcagtttttcaaatgTTATTCTGTCAtctatttttgttagttttaaaatgaatatcttGCATTTTGTTCTCAAAACTGTTATGTGTTCTGAAGAGATAATAGTTTCTAATATATTGTTTTCGTCCCCGCAATCGTATTCAGCAACATGTTCTGGGTTTATGTTCAagatgtttttgttaaattctgATATATCTGaaatttcatgaaaaatatTGGTATCAGTACTTTtcaacaatattattatcagtGCTTAATAAGTGTTctggtataattttttttttacccttTTTGCGTTAGCCAATCAACCGACTGCAGGCCCAGGACTCCCTTATAGGAGTGTggatataaagaaagaaagaaagaaagaaaagtttattcagaatacacatcatacaaagaaaagagagaaaataaacaataaattaaatacattgcaagttgcatgatgtgatcctaaaagggtcaccactcagcatattgcagtgtccgtaaggataccgcgctgatcttccgtggagccattaaggtgacgcttggacggtatcgagacgtgcggagcgcctctaacaaacatcgacaaatattaaaagaagacagatacgtaaattaaatacaaaaatattactagtagaaacaagtggtaaaaataagccaattataaataataatacaataaataaataataacataataatttggtaaataaatattataataaattaaacaaaacaaaggacccattacttatatgttttgaattaaaagataatgttttcgaattttggttttaaaagtggtcttggatatttttaaattacgaagAGGAGGAGGCaaatcattccagcactttgttgCCGCGAATTTAAAGCTTCCTCGAAAGGCAGCTCTGATATGTTGCGGCACTTTAAGGGTCCAGACTCGATTTGATCTTGTCAAGGATGTTTTGTTCC
This genomic interval from Bicyclus anynana chromosome 17, ilBicAnyn1.1, whole genome shotgun sequence contains the following:
- the LOC112046814 gene encoding uncharacterized protein LOC112046814 isoform X2, with amino-acid sequence MHYTLPGHPINTFDEEWDGELNLDYFEPFRYKSLPPKMITKLKNVDKSDPVTSLLWKKIQWQRTITNYKCIATTLKVLENYEQINEEVVQCPKHLIDIAAHLDSDPTPHFNSSYNWYYAGNGNLQTVCIDWVDYLLHSEFNKVYISEFNKNILNINPEHVAEYDCGDENNILETIISSEHITVLRTKCKIFILKLTKIDDRITFEKLKCIKSELPYTSVAFDNYHKNILYITSLDHKLSIINLDRMKARSVQLKAKLTTLTDNWNSVVSSEKLFYVHAARDSISIYDKWSNNVVQVWKNLRKITDDYSCNDISVAKHFEGTSSLYFGTDHHLFLMDLRYGPRNNSKVVQRWTHGMECVPTYLQYCKSEFCKDLICLSSQWCEDMCVVPNYNDRLIRDTNNGGVTLPYRPPNIRNTLYGARENMLCLNPYNPIDSRICTSITGNLILDQGEKYDILLQNAFGDISCHTLFPEHLETFMEDDSGESLHKWSETYQTHDNDLEVSSIENIAGVLRKLRKMPKDYRINDDFQNQKSIFNENEIVKAFEEEEIDIGLKEAWTADVNETRVNESCNNNNLYYSDDESHSNVENTEI
- the LOC112046814 gene encoding uncharacterized protein LOC112046814 isoform X1, whose product is MAAKVPKKGLAHLTADNVDNTAPVKKILDELHHKNHQAYTFYKEVLRPRRTIGTEDHMHYTLPGHPINTFDEEWDGELNLDYFEPFRYKSLPPKMITKLKNVDKSDPVTSLLWKKIQWQRTITNYKCIATTLKVLENYEQINEEVVQCPKHLIDIAAHLDSDPTPHFNSSYNWYYAGNGNLQTVCIDWVDYLLHSEFNKVYISEFNKNILNINPEHVAEYDCGDENNILETIISSEHITVLRTKCKIFILKLTKIDDRITFEKLKCIKSELPYTSVAFDNYHKNILYITSLDHKLSIINLDRMKARSVQLKAKLTTLTDNWNSVVSSEKLFYVHAARDSISIYDKWSNNVVQVWKNLRKITDDYSCNDISVAKHFEGTSSLYFGTDHHLFLMDLRYGPRNNSKVVQRWTHGMECVPTYLQYCKSEFCKDLICLSSQWCEDMCVVPNYNDRLIRDTNNGGVTLPYRPPNIRNTLYGARENMLCLNPYNPIDSRICTSITGNLILDQGEKYDILLQNAFGDISCHTLFPEHLETFMEDDSGESLHKWSETYQTHDNDLEVSSIENIAGVLRKLRKMPKDYRINDDFQNQKSIFNENEIVKAFEEEEIDIGLKEAWTADVNETRVNESCNNNNLYYSDDESHSNVENTEI